The proteins below are encoded in one region of Citrobacter enshiensis:
- the asr gene encoding acid resistance repetitive basic protein Asr: protein MKKVLALVVAAAMGLSSAAFAAETATSTTAPAVTKSASATTAHHKKHHKAATQKAPEQKAQAAKKHTKKTATKPAVEQKAPEQKAQAAKKHTKKPVKHEAAKPAAQPAA, encoded by the coding sequence ATGAAAAAAGTATTAGCTCTGGTTGTTGCCGCTGCTATGGGTCTGTCTTCCGCTGCATTTGCTGCCGAAACCGCAACATCCACTACCGCTCCAGCGGTCACCAAATCGGCTTCCGCGACCACCGCACATCACAAAAAACATCACAAAGCCGCTACCCAGAAAGCGCCCGAACAGAAAGCGCAGGCCGCTAAAAAGCACACCAAAAAGACCGCAACCAAACCTGCGGTAGAACAAAAAGCCCCTGAGCAAAAAGCGCAGGCTGCTAAAAAACACACCAAAAAACCGGTAAAACACGAAGCG